GTTTAGGATTCTATAATTTGCATTGCCATAAAAGTTGTAATAATTGGTATAAAAGTTAATTCCCAAATCATTTGGATCAAAATCTTTGGTCACAAAATCAGTTCCTACGCTATAGCGATATTTACCACTAGTTTCTGCAAAACTAACAGTTGAGAAAAGTCCGTTTTTATTTTCGTCAGCATTGATAAAACTGTATTTGACGTTACCGGATAAATTATAAGTATTGGCTTTAGTGTTTAAATCCCAAACTAATCCAGTCAGGTTTGCGTCTCTAAAATGACCGTTTCGCGTAACATTCGTATTAATAAATGTTACCGAAGAATTTTTTCTAAAACGCTGATCTAAAACTAATACATTGTAATTTGTCAAAGGTTCTACAACCACACGTCTTGTTTCGCCTGTTATCGTATCTTTTATAGTAGCAAAAGTTTTCTCGGTAACAGCATTTAAGATTCCAATTCCTAATCCGTTTTTTGTTCTTCCGGAGACTTTCAAAGCGTTGATTAGATTGACGTTTTGTACATTATCGATTATTTCCTCATTCTTGTTTAAATCAGGATCAACAGACGGTTTTCCTCCAATTCTTCTCGAATAAAACATATTTCCTTTATTGAACAAATCGGTTCCTTCGGTAAAAAAGGCTCTGTTTTCATTGAATTGTTGCTCAAACGGACCAAGATTCAAGATTTGATCGTCGTATTTTGTCTGTCCAAAATCAGGAATTAAAATTGCGTCAAGCGTAAAAGCATCACTAATTCCGTATTTAATATCCATTCCGCCTTTTACCGTGCCATACGTTTTTTGACCATCAGCAGCATTTAGATAATAAGAAGCATAAGGCAGAAAAAATAATCGGGTAGGAGGTTTGATGTTTTCAATTCCTGCCAGATCACCATTTTGCTGCGTAAAAGTTCCAATTTTAGTATTAATTAAATTCCAGGTATATTTTTTACGTTCTCGTTTTATTTCCCTGAAAAAATTTATTCCCCAAGTTTGTTTGTTTTCTCCGGAAAATCGCAAAGCCGCATATGGAAGTTTAATCTCTACAATCCAGCCATTGTCGGCTATTTTGGCTTTACTGATCCAAACCGCGTCCCAGGAATAATCCTCACCGTTGGCATCTGTCATAATGCAATCGCCTTGTACATCTGCAGCAGAAACGAAAAATTCAAAATTTTGCTGACCATCATTAAAGCCATTAATAAAAACGCCAAAGATATCGGCAGTTCCAAAGTTATCACGCTGCGAAATTTCTTTTAGAATCTTAGCAGGTTCATCATCATACATCATTGCACCAATATAGATGGCGTCATTATTATATAAAACTTTAACGTCAGTTCTTCTCGCTTCCGGAATTGGTTTCCCGTTATCAGGATCATACATTACAAAATCAGTCGCAATCGAAGCATCTTTCCATGCTGATTCATCTAGTTTCCCGTCAATAGTAATGCTTTGCGAAGTCGATTGGGTTTGCAAAACTTTTTTCTGACTATAGCCTGAGAAAGCAGATAAAAGAAGAATAAGAAAAAGTGCTTTTTTCATGTCATGTTCAAAATAAATCATTCTGTAATACGTGTTGAAATAATAGACAACGTTTTTCTCGAATTGTTACAGTTTTAATTATAATAAATGCCTTTTGATTAAGTTTTCTTTAAGAAAAGGGATCAAAACGCTAAGATTTTTATGATAAGTAAATATCTTACAAATAAAAAAGTTTTTTGCTCCAAATGCTAATTTTTTACTTTGCTTTTGTTAAAGTTTAACCAAAAAGCCCCTGATTTACAGGCTTATATTTTGATAGGTGCATTTTTTTTATACTTTTGCCAAACCCAAACCTTTTGTTTAACCTAAAGCTATTCAATGATTTACAAGATTTATCCACTATTTGTGTTTTTGTTACTGTCTTTTGGTAAAGATTCAAATAACACTCCCGAAATTAAAAAAGAAACAGTAAAGCATTATGCTAAAGTTGAGAAACTTACTGTGGAAGCAAAAATTGAAAGTGTTTATAATACTTTGAACACTAACAACTTTAAGCTGCCTGAACTTAAAACTTTTTCTGAAGCTTTAAAAGGTTTTTACCTGTTGAAAGAAAGAGGAATTATTCAAAAAAACATTTTGACATTAATTGATTTTAGTTTGTCATCAAATTCAAAACGCCTTTGGGTAATTGATTTAACGACAAACACAATCTTGTTCAATTCGTTAGTTGCTCACGGACGAAATACCGGAGAAGAATTTGCATCAGCGTTTTCAAACTCAAACTCTTCTTTTAAAAGTAGTTTAGGTTTTTATGCAACCGGTGAAATTTATCGCGGAAAACACGGAGCTTCTCTTCGTTTAGACGGTTTAGAAAATGGTGTAAATGATAACGCCCGCGAAAGAGGAGTAGTTATGCATGGTGCCGATTATGTCTCTGAATCTTTTATCAGAAACAATAAAAGATTAGGCAGAAGCCAAGGTTGTCCGGCAATTCCAATGGAATTAACAGACGAAATAATCGAAGTTATAAAAGATAAATCGTGTTTGTATATCTACCATCCGTCAAGAAGTTTTGCGATGGAAGAAAGGCTAATTTCTTAATTTAGCATACAAATCCGAATCTAAATTATAAATATCAGCTCTGAAAATGAGCTGATTTTTTTTGCTCCAAGCCGTCCAATACCATTGGTATAAAGCATATTTTTTGACAATCTTAATGCTTGTTGTTTTTTTGGTTGCAATTAGCGTATCAATCTTCTCTCTGCTCCATTGTTCAGGATCATCTAATATATGTTCTGCCAATTCTAAAGGATTTTCAATACGAACACAACCGGAACTTAAAGAACGATTGTTTCGGCCAAAATAATTTCGATGATTCGTATCGTGCAAATAAACGCTATGATGATTCGGGAACAAAATTTTCATTACTCCTAATGAATTGTTATATCCTGGACTTTGTACATAACGATAATTACCGGGTTTGTTTTCGTTCCATGCGCTTGGATCTACAACTTTTCCCGTAGTATCATATATAGTTATGCTTTTATTCGCCAGATAATTTCTGTTGCGTTTCATTGCCGGCACAACATCTTCTTTTAATATAGTTGGCGGAACGGTCCATGTTGGGTTAAAAACAACAGTTTTTAGTGTTGAGGTTATAATTGGCGTTTTTCTTTTACTCGTTCCTACCACAATATTTCGAACTAATGTCGTGTCTTTTCCTTCAACAACATTCAGGCTGTAATTAGGAATGTTAATGATGAAATAATTCTCGGCAAAATCTGAAGTATACCATCTCCATCGTTCCAGATTGGCAATAATTTGCTCTCTTCTTTTTTCTTTCGAATAGTTTAAAGCCTTAATCGTTCCGGCACCAATAACTCCATCGTCAGCTAAACCATGTCTTTCCTGGAATCTTTTGATTGATTCGAAAGTCTTTTTATTATAAATTCTATTCAGAGTGTCTTTTCCGGACATATCTCCCCAAAATAAAAGTCTCTTTTTTATGTTGATTAAAGCGTTGTTCGTATCATTAAGAGTTATTTTTTTTGTCGAAGAGTCGATCGCAATCGTTCCAATTTCGTCATTTGGAAACTTCTCAATAATTTCAAGCGCTTTTAATAATTCCTTGTAAGTTTCTGATTTCGGCTGAATATTGTCAACAATACTGTCCAGTTTGTTTTTATTAAATGCCTTTATTAGAACACTATTTACGTCGAATGTCTTTTCTTCTAAATCCCAGTCTCTATATAATTTCTTAGGATCCAGTTTTCCTTTATATAAGTGATTCAGATATTTTTCGAAGTTATATGTCAATAAGATGTCGTAAGTAGCCAGATCTTTATCACTTAGCGAACTGATTCTGCTTTCGAATTTTTTAAGCTTAGAAGTTTTGTAATCTTCAGGGTCTAAACCAAGTAGGTTTGAGTTTTCTAATTGAGATAAAACGTAAGTTCTCTTTTTAAGATTTCCCCAAACCGTTTTATGTTCAGAAGCATCATAAAATTGTTTTAAGGTTTCGCTCTTAAATACATTTATTGTTGCCGTATCTATTTCTACTTTTCTTTCGTCAGTAAGTATGATTAATGGTGGTTTTTTCTTAACCACGGGAGCGGGTTTAGGAGTGTCTTTTTTACAACTGATAAACAGGCTTATAACTAATAAAAAGTAAAGTTTTTTCATTTCATATTTTTTTAGACATTAAATAATGTTCTCCAACATCTTTAATGTCAAATGCTTCGCCCAGAATTTCGTAATTCATTTTTTTATAAAAACCAACAGCGGCTGTTCTTGCATTGAACCAAATTAAATCAACATTGTTTGCATTGCAGTATTTTTCGCAATGTTTTACTAAAGCTTCTCCAATTCCTTTTTTCTGATGGTTTTCTAAAACAGCCATTCCGCGAATCTGAGCTTGGTTATTTTCGGCAAATATAGGATTGATTTTTTGAAATAGTGAAATAATTCCTATTAAAGATCCGTCTTCGAATAAACCAAAATGTTTTGTTGTTTCCAGATCATCACCTTCAAAGATGCAACTTTCGATAGATTTTCCTTTTCTTAAAACAGGTTGGCGAACGATATAAGTTTCTTTTGACGGTATTTCTTTAATGTTACTCATGATTTGTGTAAAATAAATAAATATATAACTTTTTAATTTTAAATTAGTTATAAATAATTGTTGTTTTTTATTGATTTTTTTTGCGAAAAAGCTTGTTTTGAACTTAAGTTATTTTCTATATTTGCACCACGGTAATGCGAAAGTAGCTCAGTTGGTAGAGCTCCAGCCTTCCAAGCTGGTTGTCGCGAGTTCGAGCCTCGTCTTTCGCTCTAAAAAACCGGAACTTCATTGTTTCGGTTTTTTTATCAAAAGTAAATAATTTTTGATTTTTATTTTGTTTTAAAAATTTAATTATTTATATTTGCACCCTGTTAATGCGAAAGTAGCTCAGTTGGTAGAGCTCCAGCCTTCCAAGCTGGTTGTCGCGAGTTCGAGCCTCGTCTTTCGCTCTTCAAAATCCTCAAACAAATTGTTTGGGGATTTTTTTTGCGTTTATATTTTTGAACCATATAAGTAATATAAGCTATTATAAGTGCTTGTCGGGAACTTTTTAAATGAACTTATGTTACTTATATGGTTTAATAAAATGTTTTCAGTGAAATAAGCATTTGCGTAAAGCTTTTTTAAATGAACTTATATCACTTATATGGTTTAAGTTTTTTAGTTTAAATTACTTAAATCACTTTCTGTTTCTAATTCTACAGGATTTTCGTTTTGTTTGAATAAACGAGCTTTTAGATTTCCTTTAAGAGTGATTTTGTCTCCTTTAACTTCAAGCCAACTTCCTTCTCTTAATCCTAAAACCGGAATTGAATTAAAAGCGTGAAATTCTTTAATTCTTGTTTCGCGCGTTTCGCCCATATGTTGTGATTGCGTATCCGGATCTAAATAATGTGGATTTAGGTTGAAAGGAATTAATCCTAAAGTCTGAAAGCTTGGCGGATAAATTATTGGCATATCATTCGTGGTTTGCATTGATAAGCCGCAAATATTACTTCCTGCGCTGGTTCCCAAATATGGAGTTCCATTTTTTACTGTTTCAGCAAGAACCTGCATAATGTTGTGTTTGTATAATTGCGTAACCAGTAAAAAAGTGTTTCCTCCGCCGGTAAAAATACCTTCAGCATTTTTTATTGCGCTTGCAGCATCTTCAAATTCATGAATTCCTTTTACGGCAATATTTATAGAAGAAAATGCTTCAGCTACTTTATTAGTGTATTCGTCATGAGAAATTCCGCTTGGACGAGCATATGGAATGAATAAAATGCTTTTGCAGTTTTTAAAATGCGATGCTAATACCGGTAAAATATAGTCTAAATAACTGCCTCCGTGTAGCGTAGATGTGCTGGCAATGATGATACTTTTCATAAAAAATTAACTCAGATTTGTTTCTGTTAAAGATATTAAAACTCTCTTTTTACAAAGTGTAAAACGGGTTTAATTAACATATTTTTACCATGTCCTTAATACTAAATTTGGAATACATTAAGATATTTTTACAGCTTTAAGAATAATTCTAATTTTTCAACATTTTGATTAATAAAGTTGCTTGTGTTTTGATGGTTGTTTTGGGACAAACTAGTTGGTCTCAAAGCCAGGATCGTAGTGTTATTAACGGAAAAATAGCTGCTAATACTTCTGATTTGGAAGGTGTTTATGTTATAAATGCTCAAACTGAAGCGATGACAACTACAGACGAAACGGGCGCTTTTTCTATTTCTGCTAAAGAAGGTGATACGCTTGTTTTTTCGTCTATACAATTCAAAGAAAATAAGG
This genomic window from Flavobacterium sp. 9 contains:
- a CDS encoding DUF5916 domain-containing protein — encoded protein: MKKALFLILLLSAFSGYSQKKVLQTQSTSQSITIDGKLDESAWKDASIATDFVMYDPDNGKPIPEARRTDVKVLYNNDAIYIGAMMYDDEPAKILKEISQRDNFGTADIFGVFINGFNDGQQNFEFFVSAADVQGDCIMTDANGEDYSWDAVWISKAKIADNGWIVEIKLPYAALRFSGENKQTWGINFFREIKRERKKYTWNLINTKIGTFTQQNGDLAGIENIKPPTRLFFLPYASYYLNAADGQKTYGTVKGGMDIKYGISDAFTLDAILIPDFGQTKYDDQILNLGPFEQQFNENRAFFTEGTDLFNKGNMFYSRRIGGKPSVDPDLNKNEEIIDNVQNVNLINALKVSGRTKNGLGIGILNAVTEKTFATIKDTITGETRRVVVEPLTNYNVLVLDQRFRKNSSVTFINTNVTRNGHFRDANLTGLVWDLNTKANTYNLSGNVKYSFINADENKNGLFSTVSFAETSGKYRYSVGTDFVTKDFDPNDLGINFYTNYYNFYGNANYRILNPTKLFNKFKVDYDMYVEFNKESGKVQDNKISSEVNVTSVNNNYYGFGVTLFPLESYDYYEPRAENRYVIIPRKIEAWASVSTNYNKKFAIDLNPSIAIADESGRIAYGADIGPRYRFNDKLLLTYTFSFLKRNNNKGYIDSYDDDDNENTPEIIVFANRNVITYANTLGGKYALNSAMTLNLAVRHYWSSAENKNILELEPDGTLTPYPQYTENKNSSFYSWNTDLSYSWWFAPGSQLSVLYRNNASNFERIIDKNFKNNVTGLLNNDALKHIFSVSVKYFIDYNAVKNKIRNRT
- a CDS encoding murein L,D-transpeptidase catalytic domain family protein codes for the protein MIYKIYPLFVFLLLSFGKDSNNTPEIKKETVKHYAKVEKLTVEAKIESVYNTLNTNNFKLPELKTFSEALKGFYLLKERGIIQKNILTLIDFSLSSNSKRLWVIDLTTNTILFNSLVAHGRNTGEEFASAFSNSNSSFKSSLGFYATGEIYRGKHGASLRLDGLENGVNDNARERGVVMHGADYVSESFIRNNKRLGRSQGCPAIPMELTDEIIEVIKDKSCLYIYHPSRSFAMEERLIS
- a CDS encoding murein L,D-transpeptidase yields the protein MKKLYFLLVISLFISCKKDTPKPAPVVKKKPPLIILTDERKVEIDTATINVFKSETLKQFYDASEHKTVWGNLKKRTYVLSQLENSNLLGLDPEDYKTSKLKKFESRISSLSDKDLATYDILLTYNFEKYLNHLYKGKLDPKKLYRDWDLEEKTFDVNSVLIKAFNKNKLDSIVDNIQPKSETYKELLKALEIIEKFPNDEIGTIAIDSSTKKITLNDTNNALINIKKRLLFWGDMSGKDTLNRIYNKKTFESIKRFQERHGLADDGVIGAGTIKALNYSKEKRREQIIANLERWRWYTSDFAENYFIINIPNYSLNVVEGKDTTLVRNIVVGTSKRKTPIITSTLKTVVFNPTWTVPPTILKEDVVPAMKRNRNYLANKSITIYDTTGKVVDPSAWNENKPGNYRYVQSPGYNNSLGVMKILFPNHHSVYLHDTNHRNYFGRNNRSLSSGCVRIENPLELAEHILDDPEQWSREKIDTLIATKKTTSIKIVKKYALYQWYWTAWSKKNQLIFRADIYNLDSDLYAKLRN
- a CDS encoding GNAT family N-acetyltransferase, translated to MSNIKEIPSKETYIVRQPVLRKGKSIESCIFEGDDLETTKHFGLFEDGSLIGIISLFQKINPIFAENNQAQIRGMAVLENHQKKGIGEALVKHCEKYCNANNVDLIWFNARTAAVGFYKKMNYEILGEAFDIKDVGEHYLMSKKI
- the pepE gene encoding dipeptidase PepE — translated: MKSIIIASTSTLHGGSYLDYILPVLASHFKNCKSILFIPYARPSGISHDEYTNKVAEAFSSINIAVKGIHEFEDAASAIKNAEGIFTGGGNTFLLVTQLYKHNIMQVLAETVKNGTPYLGTSAGSNICGLSMQTTNDMPIIYPPSFQTLGLIPFNLNPHYLDPDTQSQHMGETRETRIKEFHAFNSIPVLGLREGSWLEVKGDKITLKGNLKARLFKQNENPVELETESDLSNLN